In Luteibacter mycovicinus, a genomic segment contains:
- a CDS encoding LytR/AlgR family response regulator transcription factor, with protein sequence MPKCIVAEDEKLLAAALQRELAQAWPDLDIVAVCEDGGEALDAIATHRPDVAFLDIRMPGLTGMEVAAAAADASPTTLVVFVTAYDQYAVDAFERGAVDYLLKPVVADRLVQTVRRLRSRLAEAERHSRRTGDLAKDLIGRFDEPTDEPLTWITAGAGKATRLILVDDVIYFRADNKYTLVATAEGDALLTRPIRDLLRQLDARTFRQIHRSTIVNLRQVASVERDDSGKGCLRLRGRPETLSVSQPFMAIFRAM encoded by the coding sequence GTGCCTAAATGCATCGTGGCCGAAGACGAGAAGCTGCTCGCCGCCGCGCTCCAGCGTGAACTGGCACAGGCATGGCCGGATCTGGACATCGTGGCGGTCTGCGAAGATGGCGGCGAAGCGCTGGATGCCATCGCGACGCACCGTCCCGACGTCGCTTTTCTCGATATCCGTATGCCGGGTCTTACCGGTATGGAAGTCGCCGCGGCGGCGGCGGATGCCAGCCCGACGACGCTCGTCGTGTTCGTGACCGCGTATGACCAGTATGCCGTCGATGCCTTCGAACGTGGCGCGGTCGATTACCTGTTGAAGCCGGTGGTGGCGGATCGACTGGTGCAGACCGTGAGACGCCTGCGCAGCCGGCTCGCCGAAGCGGAGCGTCATTCACGCCGTACGGGCGACCTGGCGAAGGATCTGATCGGCCGTTTCGATGAGCCCACCGACGAACCGCTGACCTGGATCACGGCGGGAGCGGGGAAGGCCACGCGTCTGATTCTCGTCGACGACGTGATCTATTTCCGCGCGGACAACAAATACACGCTGGTGGCCACCGCGGAGGGCGATGCCTTGCTTACGAGGCCGATCCGCGACCTGCTGCGTCAGCTGGATGCCAGGACGTTCCGGCAAATCCACCGGTCCACGATCGTCAATCTGCGCCAGGTAGCATCGGTAGAGCGAGACGACAGCGGTAAAGGCTGTCTTCGCCTGCGCGGTCGTCCCGAAACGCTGAGCGTCAGTCAGCCCTTCATGGCCATCTTCCGGGCCATGTGA
- a CDS encoding GMC family oxidoreductase, whose product MNTQYDADVVVIGSGALGSNAAYELSRQGHSVIMLEAGSRIPRWKILENFRSSSRKSNFNDPYPNEPWAHTTFEPDYIENTGSFEFRPGMLKLVGGTTWHWAAACWRYLPNDMKLKTLYGVGRDWPIGYEELEPYYQRAEEALGVAGNGEEDQSGQGGKAWPPRSKPYPLPPDATTYMNQELNKRLGPAGYHYIHEPNGRVTKPYDGRPACCGNNNCMPVCPIGAMYSGDMHATHAERAGTKLLTESTAYKLEKGAGGKIVAVHYRKPDGTDARLTAKYFIVAAHGLETAKLLLMSDVANSSDQVGRNLMDHTGIGLLMIGDQPLWPGRGAVQQGGIFNWRDGDFRKRHSAVKHSMSNAVPNRVVTERLLKKGVIGPELDERIRHDASRWIDVGTVFEMLPNPANRVTPSDKKDALGIPMLRVNYDVDDYAKAGKVIAKEDYARFAKLFNAEIVEDESGWQNRDHIMGTVIMGSDAKDSVVNGECRTFDHDNLFLATTGVIPASGVINPTLTGVALSIRIADTIHKEI is encoded by the coding sequence ATGAACACGCAATACGACGCCGACGTCGTCGTCATCGGCTCGGGCGCGCTCGGCAGCAACGCTGCCTATGAGCTGTCCAGACAGGGCCACTCGGTCATCATGTTGGAAGCCGGCTCGCGCATTCCGCGCTGGAAGATCCTCGAGAATTTCCGCAGTTCGTCGCGCAAGTCCAACTTCAACGATCCGTATCCGAACGAACCGTGGGCACACACCACGTTCGAGCCGGACTATATCGAGAACACCGGCTCGTTCGAATTCCGGCCGGGCATGCTGAAGCTGGTCGGCGGCACGACGTGGCACTGGGCGGCCGCCTGCTGGCGTTACCTGCCCAACGACATGAAGCTGAAGACGCTCTATGGCGTCGGTCGTGACTGGCCCATCGGCTATGAAGAGCTCGAGCCCTACTACCAGCGCGCTGAAGAAGCGCTGGGCGTGGCCGGCAACGGCGAGGAAGACCAGAGCGGCCAGGGCGGCAAGGCATGGCCGCCGCGTTCCAAGCCGTACCCGCTGCCGCCGGACGCGACGACCTACATGAATCAGGAGCTCAACAAGCGCCTGGGTCCCGCGGGTTACCACTACATCCATGAGCCCAATGGCCGCGTGACCAAGCCGTACGACGGCCGTCCCGCGTGCTGCGGCAACAACAACTGCATGCCGGTCTGCCCCATCGGCGCGATGTACAGCGGCGACATGCATGCCACGCACGCCGAGCGCGCGGGTACGAAGCTGCTCACCGAATCCACGGCGTACAAGCTCGAGAAAGGCGCGGGCGGCAAGATCGTCGCCGTGCATTACCGCAAGCCGGACGGCACCGACGCGCGTCTGACCGCGAAGTACTTCATCGTGGCCGCGCACGGTCTGGAAACGGCCAAGCTGCTGCTGATGTCCGACGTCGCCAACTCGTCCGACCAGGTCGGCCGCAACCTCATGGACCACACCGGCATCGGTCTGTTGATGATCGGCGACCAGCCCCTGTGGCCGGGACGTGGCGCCGTGCAGCAAGGTGGCATCTTCAACTGGCGCGATGGCGACTTCCGCAAGCGTCACTCGGCGGTCAAGCACTCGATGTCGAACGCCGTACCGAACCGCGTGGTCACCGAGCGGCTGCTGAAGAAGGGCGTGATCGGCCCCGAACTGGACGAGCGCATCCGTCACGACGCGTCGCGCTGGATCGACGTCGGTACCGTCTTCGAGATGCTGCCGAACCCGGCCAACCGCGTGACGCCGAGCGACAAGAAGGACGCCCTCGGCATCCCGATGCTGCGCGTGAATTACGACGTGGACGACTACGCGAAGGCCGGCAAGGTCATCGCCAAGGAGGACTACGCCCGGTTCGCCAAGCTGTTCAACGCCGAGATCGTCGAAGACGAGAGCGGCTGGCAGAACCGCGACCACATCATGGGCACGGTGATCATGGGTTCGGATGCGAAGGATTCCGTCGTCAACGGCGAATGCCGCACCTTCGATCACGACAACCTGTTCCTGGCCACCACCGGCGTGATTCCCGCCTCCGGTGTGATCAACCCGACGCTCACCGGCGTCGCGCTGTCGATCCGCATCGCCGACACGATTCACAAGGAAATCTGA
- a CDS encoding LacI family DNA-binding transcriptional regulator: protein MPKQKTRIVDLAAAARVSAATVDRVLNGRGGVSERAQSRVLEAAKRLKINRVIEVPPGRWLHVPILMQSPTIPFYDELGRRFEHHRMAMHAMRVRSQVHHLSEIAPEAVAAEIDHHAEGADALIVTTHDHPLVRDAVRRAADRCPVVTLASDLPDSGRLAYVGTDTHAAGRLAGELMGRFLGPAGGSILLIKGYHHFRSHEQRERGFVEALREHFPDVQIIHRADSQEDPESTGRIVTDVLNAVPGLRGIYNTSVGDDGVARVLTERTRPREVVFIGHDLTESNRRLLELGLMDAVLDQNLAAQAARALTHVLARFGRAAAPPPRPQPTAIVMRENLPARHRDI from the coding sequence ATGCCGAAACAGAAAACCCGCATCGTCGATCTGGCTGCCGCCGCACGTGTCAGTGCCGCGACGGTCGACCGGGTGCTCAACGGGCGCGGGGGCGTCAGCGAGCGCGCGCAGTCCCGCGTGCTCGAAGCCGCCAAGCGGCTGAAGATCAACCGCGTGATCGAGGTACCGCCGGGTCGATGGCTGCACGTGCCGATCCTGATGCAGTCGCCCACGATTCCCTTCTACGATGAGCTCGGCCGACGCTTCGAGCACCATCGTATGGCCATGCACGCGATGCGTGTGCGCAGCCAGGTGCATCACCTGTCGGAGATCGCGCCCGAAGCGGTCGCCGCCGAGATCGACCATCACGCCGAAGGCGCCGATGCGCTGATCGTGACGACCCACGACCACCCGCTGGTGCGCGATGCCGTGCGTCGCGCGGCGGATCGCTGCCCGGTCGTCACCCTCGCTTCGGACCTGCCCGATAGCGGTCGCCTCGCCTATGTCGGCACGGATACGCATGCCGCCGGTCGTCTCGCCGGCGAGCTGATGGGCCGGTTTCTCGGTCCCGCGGGCGGCTCGATCCTGCTGATCAAGGGTTACCACCACTTCCGCAGCCACGAGCAGCGCGAGCGCGGTTTCGTGGAGGCGCTGCGCGAGCACTTTCCGGACGTGCAGATCATCCACCGCGCGGACAGCCAGGAAGACCCGGAGAGCACCGGGCGCATCGTCACCGACGTGCTCAACGCGGTGCCCGGCCTGCGTGGCATCTACAACACATCGGTAGGCGACGACGGGGTCGCCAGGGTGCTGACCGAGCGCACGCGTCCACGCGAGGTGGTCTTTATCGGTCACGACCTGACGGAAAGTAATCGCCGTCTGCTAGAACTGGGCCTGATGGACGCCGTGCTCGACCAGAACCTGGCGGCGCAGGCTGCCCGTGCGCTGACCCACGTGCTCGCGCGTTTCGGTCGTGCGGCCGCGCCGCCGCCCCGTCCGCAGCCCACGGCCATCGTGATGCGCGAGAACCTTCCGGCGAGGCATCGGGACATTTGA
- a CDS encoding dioxygenase family protein translates to MSTTPVIFISHGAPTFALDPGLLGPALQRFGARLIDIRAVLVVSPHWQAQGLTVMTGERPATLHDFRGFPEALYRLQYPAPGAPDVARETALLLQEAGYTVHADATRPRDHGAWSPLRFLLPAATLPVFQLAMPYDLDAAGALALGRALRPLRDRGVLIVGSGSLTHNLYDIRMTADVAPYAQAFADWTSKRLVARDAGALEDYRRIAPSAERAHPTEEHYLPLLVAFGASDEADRFEVLHGGMTYGVLSMDSYAWSAVT, encoded by the coding sequence ATGTCCACCACTCCCGTCATCTTCATCTCCCACGGCGCGCCCACGTTCGCACTCGATCCCGGTCTGCTCGGGCCCGCACTGCAACGCTTTGGCGCCCGCCTGATCGATATCCGTGCGGTACTCGTCGTCTCGCCCCACTGGCAGGCCCAGGGACTGACCGTGATGACCGGAGAGCGGCCGGCCACGTTGCACGACTTCCGCGGTTTCCCCGAGGCGCTGTATCGCCTGCAATACCCGGCTCCGGGCGCGCCCGACGTCGCGAGGGAGACGGCCCTGCTGCTGCAAGAGGCAGGCTATACGGTGCACGCCGATGCGACGCGCCCGCGGGATCACGGTGCCTGGTCGCCGCTGCGCTTCCTGTTGCCCGCCGCCACGCTGCCCGTCTTCCAGCTCGCCATGCCGTACGACCTCGACGCTGCCGGTGCGCTCGCGCTGGGTCGTGCGCTGCGTCCCCTGCGCGATCGCGGCGTGCTGATCGTCGGCTCGGGCAGCCTCACGCATAACCTCTACGACATCCGCATGACGGCAGATGTCGCGCCGTATGCTCAGGCCTTCGCGGACTGGACGAGCAAACGCCTCGTCGCGCGCGATGCGGGTGCACTCGAAGACTATCGGCGGATCGCTCCGTCCGCCGAGCGCGCGCATCCGACGGAAGAACATTATCTGCCCTTGCTCGTGGCTTTCGGCGCCAGCGACGAGGCCGACCGGTTCGAGGTGCTGCACGGCGGAATGACCTACGGCGTGTTGTCGATGGATTCGTATGCATGGAGCGCCGTGACGTAA
- a CDS encoding c-type cytochrome, which translates to MATNSLFRGLLRAAVLVGAVAVSAPSLAQDDNDALIARGKGVAIAADCAACHTSSPDKPFAGGRGIGSPMGNIYASNITPSKDDGIGGYSEAQFARAVREGVNAKGDHLYPAMPYTAYAGITDADMHALYVYFMQGVAPVDNKVKETRLAFPYSMRWTMAGWNLMFLHKPAAIDATGTERGRYLVDVLGHCSSCHSPRNLLMAERQDAYLGGATIDGWFAPNITSDPVSGIGGWSEDELAAYLKNGHVHGKGQAGGGMAEAVEQSLRFLSDDDIKSMATYLKTVRPIRDPADTKASYAYEGGSALPPTTTLEPLRGDAATGPDVRGVHDTVDGAALYSGACASCHQPSGKGTENQYFPSLSHNRAVGLSRPDNLIMAVLHGLDRQGADMHVSMPAFEYDMTDAQVAAVVNYVEEHFGNPAVHATAEDVATIRAGGPKPLLLKLTPYLMVAGVVVAVLVLWLVVFLVRRRKRKSRR; encoded by the coding sequence ATGGCCACGAATTCCCTGTTTCGCGGCCTGCTGCGAGCAGCCGTCCTGGTCGGCGCCGTCGCCGTCTCCGCGCCGTCACTTGCCCAGGATGACAACGACGCGCTGATCGCCCGTGGCAAAGGCGTCGCCATCGCGGCCGACTGCGCCGCCTGCCATACCTCGTCGCCGGACAAGCCGTTCGCCGGCGGTCGCGGCATCGGTTCGCCGATGGGCAACATCTACGCATCCAACATCACGCCGTCGAAAGACGATGGTATCGGTGGCTACAGTGAGGCGCAGTTCGCCCGAGCGGTACGCGAGGGCGTCAACGCAAAAGGCGACCACCTCTACCCCGCCATGCCATATACGGCATATGCGGGCATCACCGATGCCGACATGCATGCGCTGTATGTGTACTTCATGCAGGGCGTGGCGCCGGTGGACAACAAGGTGAAGGAAACCCGCCTCGCCTTCCCGTACAGCATGCGCTGGACGATGGCCGGCTGGAACCTGATGTTCCTGCACAAGCCCGCGGCCATCGACGCCACGGGCACTGAACGCGGTCGTTATCTTGTCGACGTGCTGGGTCACTGCAGCTCGTGCCACTCGCCGCGTAACCTGCTCATGGCGGAACGCCAGGACGCGTACCTCGGTGGTGCCACGATCGACGGTTGGTTCGCCCCGAACATCACCTCCGATCCGGTCAGCGGCATCGGCGGCTGGTCGGAAGACGAACTGGCGGCGTATCTCAAGAACGGTCACGTGCACGGCAAGGGCCAGGCCGGGGGCGGCATGGCGGAAGCCGTGGAGCAGAGCCTGCGTTTCCTGTCAGACGACGACATCAAGTCGATGGCGACCTACCTGAAGACGGTCAGGCCGATCCGCGATCCGGCGGACACCAAAGCTTCGTATGCATACGAAGGTGGCAGCGCCCTGCCCCCGACGACGACGCTGGAGCCGCTGCGTGGGGATGCCGCCACCGGACCGGATGTGCGCGGCGTGCATGACACCGTGGACGGTGCCGCGCTCTACAGCGGCGCGTGCGCCAGCTGCCATCAGCCGAGCGGCAAGGGGACGGAGAATCAGTATTTCCCGTCGCTGAGCCACAACCGTGCGGTAGGTCTGTCGCGTCCGGACAACCTGATCATGGCGGTGCTTCATGGCCTCGACCGTCAGGGTGCCGACATGCATGTGTCGATGCCGGCGTTCGAGTACGACATGACGGATGCGCAGGTGGCTGCGGTCGTCAACTATGTGGAAGAGCACTTCGGTAATCCGGCGGTGCATGCGACGGCCGAGGATGTCGCGACGATCCGTGCGGGTGGGCCGAAGCCGTTGCTGCTTAAGCTGACGCCGTACCTGATGGTGGCGGGTGTGGTTGTCGCTGTCCTGGTGCTTTGGCTGGTTGTGTTTCTGGTCCGGCGTCGGAAGCGTAAGTCACGTCGCTGA
- a CDS encoding Na+/H+ antiporter, whose amino-acid sequence MSSTETFKFVLILLVAIVALELIARRLRLPTAAALLAGGIGIAFLPGIPAVSFDPELVLIVFLPPLLMDGAFYTVWSDFRRYLGGILWLAVGAVVFTTFAVGVTVHAVLPSLPWAACFALGAVVSPPDAVAAKAVLGKVKLPRRPMVLLEGESLLNDATGLVLFRFAVAAALTGAFSAQGAVMSFAGLALGGIAVGALIGAVVVLVLRRMDQVFLAITASCLSPWAAYIGGEAVHVSGVMAVVTTGIIFGWYQHEVFSANIRVRATTFWAVMIFLLEALVFILIGFSLRGVVERLGGLGDALQALGLPILAVVAAVILSRFVWVYATDYLRRPLAHLIGRGAAPPSPRESFLLSWAGMRGVVTLAIALSLPEEMPGRDLTLAAAFAVILVTVVLQGGTMGPVIRWLGLDRVVHVDMAHLTEGQAGALIDAAQLEAVKARAYGADGSLIHPRLLEQYTYRATIAERFAAAPQDFTGGRESHYDVILAAIAAGRVELLKLHRAGRIHDDLLHYLERDLDLQEIAAENDRQSPV is encoded by the coding sequence ATGTCATCGACAGAAACGTTCAAATTCGTCCTGATCCTTCTGGTCGCGATCGTCGCGCTCGAGCTCATCGCGCGACGTCTTCGCCTGCCTACCGCGGCGGCGTTGCTGGCCGGTGGCATCGGCATCGCCTTCCTGCCTGGCATACCGGCGGTGAGCTTCGATCCCGAGCTCGTGCTGATCGTTTTCCTGCCGCCGCTGCTGATGGACGGAGCGTTCTATACGGTCTGGTCGGACTTCCGCCGCTACCTCGGCGGCATCCTCTGGCTGGCGGTGGGGGCGGTCGTGTTCACCACCTTCGCCGTCGGTGTCACGGTGCATGCGGTGTTGCCGTCGCTGCCATGGGCGGCATGTTTCGCACTCGGCGCCGTCGTTTCGCCGCCGGATGCTGTCGCCGCGAAAGCGGTGCTGGGCAAGGTGAAGCTGCCGCGTCGGCCGATGGTGTTGCTGGAAGGCGAGAGCCTCCTCAACGACGCGACCGGGCTGGTGCTTTTCCGCTTCGCGGTGGCCGCCGCCCTGACCGGTGCCTTCAGCGCTCAGGGCGCGGTGATGAGCTTCGCCGGCCTGGCGCTGGGTGGCATCGCGGTGGGTGCGCTGATCGGTGCGGTCGTCGTCCTGGTGCTGCGCCGGATGGATCAGGTATTTCTCGCCATTACCGCGTCGTGCCTCTCGCCATGGGCCGCTTACATCGGCGGTGAGGCCGTGCACGTGTCCGGCGTGATGGCGGTGGTGACGACCGGCATCATCTTCGGCTGGTACCAGCACGAGGTGTTCTCGGCGAACATCCGCGTCCGTGCGACGACCTTCTGGGCGGTGATGATCTTCCTGCTTGAGGCGCTGGTCTTCATCCTGATCGGCTTCTCGCTGCGCGGTGTGGTGGAGCGGCTGGGTGGCCTCGGCGATGCGCTGCAGGCGCTGGGCCTTCCCATCCTCGCGGTGGTGGCCGCCGTGATTCTTTCCCGGTTTGTCTGGGTGTATGCCACGGACTATCTGCGTCGGCCGCTCGCACATCTGATCGGACGTGGAGCCGCGCCGCCGTCGCCACGTGAATCGTTTTTGCTGAGCTGGGCGGGGATGCGTGGGGTGGTGACGCTGGCCATCGCATTGTCGTTGCCTGAGGAAATGCCCGGGCGCGACCTGACCCTGGCCGCTGCGTTCGCGGTGATTCTCGTCACCGTGGTGTTGCAGGGCGGCACGATGGGGCCGGTGATTCGCTGGCTCGGCCTGGACCGTGTGGTGCATGTCGACATGGCGCATCTGACCGAAGGGCAGGCAGGTGCGTTGATCGATGCCGCGCAGCTCGAGGCGGTGAAGGCGCGTGCCTATGGCGCGGATGGATCGTTGATTCATCCGCGTCTGCTGGAGCAGTACACGTACCGCGCGACGATCGCTGAGCGGTTCGCTGCCGCGCCGCAGGACTTTACCGGCGGTAGGGAATCACATTATGACGTGATCCTGGCGGCGATCGCGGCGGGGCGCGTGGAGCTGCTGAAGCTGCATCGGGCGGGGCGGATTCATGACGATCTGCTGCATTATCTGGAGCGGGATCTGGATCTGCAGGAGATCGCTGCGGAGAATGATCGGCAGAGTCCAGTGTGA
- a CDS encoding sugar dehydrogenase complex small subunit, with protein MTDIHGSPSRAVPPIDAGRRRLLISAGMIAAAGALLPWTRMAYGQSPAQASPAELDAFLTLGRRLTGHPELPADVSARLFAALAAGDRNFGPQVTALIRAMDAAGIDDMHKFKGSAVDADPALKALAVSIVSGWYLGYTGEPKGTGKDDGTQFITYTGALMFKPTIDVTVIPTYARAGTDYWSAAPASIATD; from the coding sequence ATGACCGATATCCACGGGTCCCCTTCCCGTGCCGTTCCGCCGATCGATGCCGGCCGCCGCCGGCTGCTGATCTCCGCGGGCATGATCGCCGCCGCAGGCGCCCTGCTCCCCTGGACCCGCATGGCCTATGGCCAGTCGCCCGCCCAGGCCAGCCCCGCCGAACTCGACGCGTTCCTGACCCTGGGTCGCCGCCTTACCGGCCATCCCGAGCTTCCCGCCGACGTCTCCGCACGGCTGTTCGCCGCGCTGGCCGCCGGTGACCGCAACTTCGGTCCGCAGGTGACCGCGCTCATCCGCGCCATGGATGCCGCCGGCATCGACGACATGCACAAGTTCAAGGGCTCCGCCGTCGACGCCGACCCCGCCCTCAAGGCGCTTGCCGTGTCCATCGTCAGCGGCTGGTACCTCGGTTACACCGGCGAGCCCAAGGGCACCGGCAAGGACGACGGTACGCAGTTCATCACGTACACGGGGGCACTGATGTTCAAGCCCACGATCGACGTGACGGTGATCCCGACCTATGCCCGCGCCGGTACCGACTACTGGTCGGCCGCCCCGGCCAGCATCGCGACGGACTGA
- a CDS encoding CocE/NonD family hydrolase, with the protein MRTPRPALHSVRTALSVGLASCCLALIAAPVAAQQTTLTPEQKATIAKRIETEQQLEDIAVVDRKVMVKMRDGKRMAADVYRPKNATGKVPTIFVRTPYNFNFWDVKLGAPRDMTRQLAAVKRGYAYVDMNERGHYFSEGNYDILGAPLSDGVDAVRWMTSQPWSNGKVGTTGCSSTAEWQMAVVAENEPGLATFNVQGFGAGVGRVGPYYEQGNWYRGGAVQMLFQAWIYGEQNQVRPMFPANTSQADLIRASKAFDLDPQMPPVDWDQAFWHLPEKDILKAVDGPKGIFADVMDVPTGGNMIARTPNSPAWYKGGLWHENMNINKPGLWFMSWFDVSVSPNLAAYNHVRATAPKEIADEQYAVIAPVLHCAFSRATEHTMIGDLDVGDARFDYDSLVYGWFDKFLKGVDSPVVDKQPKVMYYVMGENKWHNATMWPPANATTRDLFFTSGGRANTLYGDGKLVTAAGGTDQPDHFLYDPMNPVTTLGGGGCCQGNAVKFGSFDQNPQLTRNDILVYDSEPFKEGTEVSGPITVTLYVSSDAKDTDFTFKVMDVGTDGKAFNLTENIQRMRYREGYDKPPVWMKDGEVYKVTFQPIDTSNFFYPGHKLRVAISSSNFPRFDRNLNTGGNNFDETSGVIAHNAVHHDAAHPSKITFTVVPR; encoded by the coding sequence ATGCGAACCCCGCGCCCTGCCCTCCACTCTGTCAGGACCGCGCTGTCGGTCGGCCTGGCGTCCTGCTGTCTGGCTCTGATCGCGGCCCCTGTTGCCGCACAGCAGACGACGCTCACGCCGGAACAGAAGGCGACCATCGCCAAGCGCATCGAGACCGAGCAGCAACTCGAGGACATCGCCGTCGTCGACCGCAAGGTGATGGTGAAGATGCGCGACGGCAAGCGTATGGCGGCGGACGTCTATCGTCCGAAGAACGCGACCGGTAAGGTGCCGACGATCTTCGTCCGTACTCCCTACAACTTCAACTTCTGGGACGTGAAGCTCGGCGCGCCGCGCGACATGACGCGCCAGCTCGCCGCCGTGAAGCGCGGCTACGCGTACGTCGACATGAACGAGCGTGGCCACTACTTCTCCGAAGGCAATTACGACATCCTCGGCGCGCCGCTCAGTGACGGCGTCGACGCCGTGCGCTGGATGACCTCGCAGCCGTGGTCCAACGGCAAGGTCGGCACCACGGGCTGCTCGTCCACCGCGGAATGGCAGATGGCCGTGGTGGCCGAGAACGAGCCAGGTCTGGCCACGTTCAACGTCCAGGGCTTCGGTGCGGGCGTCGGTCGCGTCGGCCCCTACTACGAGCAGGGCAACTGGTACCGCGGCGGTGCGGTGCAGATGCTGTTCCAGGCCTGGATCTACGGTGAGCAGAACCAGGTGCGCCCGATGTTCCCGGCGAACACCTCGCAGGCCGATCTGATCCGTGCATCGAAGGCCTTCGACCTCGACCCGCAGATGCCGCCGGTGGACTGGGACCAGGCGTTCTGGCACCTGCCGGAAAAAGACATCCTCAAGGCGGTCGACGGCCCGAAGGGCATCTTCGCCGATGTGATGGACGTGCCGACCGGCGGCAACATGATCGCGCGCACGCCCAACAGTCCCGCCTGGTACAAGGGCGGTCTGTGGCACGAGAACATGAATATCAACAAGCCGGGCCTGTGGTTCATGAGCTGGTTCGACGTGTCCGTGTCGCCCAACCTGGCCGCGTACAACCACGTGCGTGCGACGGCGCCGAAGGAGATCGCGGACGAGCAGTACGCGGTGATCGCGCCGGTGCTGCATTGCGCATTCAGCCGCGCGACCGAGCACACCATGATCGGCGACCTCGACGTCGGCGATGCGCGCTTCGATTACGACAGCCTGGTCTACGGCTGGTTCGACAAGTTCCTCAAGGGCGTCGACAGCCCCGTCGTCGATAAGCAGCCCAAGGTCATGTACTACGTCATGGGCGAGAACAAGTGGCACAACGCGACCATGTGGCCGCCGGCGAACGCGACCACGCGCGATCTGTTCTTTACCAGCGGCGGCAGGGCCAACACGCTTTACGGCGACGGCAAGCTGGTCACGGCGGCGGGAGGCACCGATCAGCCGGACCACTTCCTCTACGATCCGATGAACCCGGTGACGACACTGGGCGGTGGCGGTTGCTGCCAGGGCAATGCCGTGAAGTTCGGCTCGTTCGACCAGAACCCGCAGCTCACGCGTAACGACATCCTCGTCTACGACTCCGAGCCGTTCAAGGAAGGCACGGAAGTCAGCGGTCCGATCACCGTGACGCTGTATGTGTCGTCCGATGCGAAAGATACCGACTTCACCTTCAAGGTGATGGACGTCGGCACCGACGGCAAGGCCTTCAACCTGACCGAAAACATCCAGCGCATGCGTTACCGCGAGGGCTACGACAAGCCGCCGGTGTGGATGAAGGATGGCGAGGTGTACAAGGTGACGTTCCAGCCGATCGACACCAGCAATTTCTTCTATCCGGGACACAAGCTGCGTGTGGCGATTTCGAGCAGCAACTTCCCGCGCTTCGACCGCAACCTGAATACGGGTGGGAACAACTTCGATGAGACCAGCGGCGTGATCGCGCATAACGCGGTGCACCACGACGCGGCACACCCGTCGAAGATCACGTTCACGGTCGTGCCGCGGTAA
- a CDS encoding LysR family transcriptional regulator, with translation MDKVQEMSSFVAVVDAGSFVGAAQATGFTKAAISRHVADLEKRLEVRLLHRTTRRLSLSEEGRLFYARARELLAGIAEAESELTARHGEASGLLRITAPLTFGVLHLAPLWARFAQAHPKVSLDITLSDRVVDLVEEGYDLAVRISTLASSTLVSRTLGTTRMILCASPAYLAAHGAPGRVADLARHAVLGYSYWPDDWQFVHEGAVERVTVRPVIRSNNGDTCRIAALAGQGITLQPDFIVGHDVRAGRLHEVLPGHAAGVIGIHAVYPSRKHLPVKVRRLVDFLAESFKDVDWSAG, from the coding sequence GTGGACAAGGTCCAGGAAATGAGCAGCTTCGTGGCGGTCGTCGATGCCGGGAGCTTCGTGGGCGCGGCTCAGGCCACCGGCTTCACCAAGGCCGCCATCTCGCGCCATGTCGCCGACCTCGAAAAACGGCTGGAGGTGCGGTTGCTCCACCGGACCACCCGGCGGCTGTCGCTGAGCGAGGAGGGACGTCTTTTCTACGCAAGGGCGCGCGAGCTGCTGGCCGGGATCGCCGAGGCGGAGTCGGAGCTCACCGCCCGGCATGGCGAGGCCAGTGGCCTGCTTCGCATCACGGCACCGCTGACTTTCGGTGTGCTGCATCTTGCGCCATTGTGGGCGCGGTTCGCGCAGGCGCATCCCAAGGTGTCTCTGGACATCACGTTGTCGGATCGCGTGGTCGATCTGGTCGAGGAAGGCTACGATCTTGCCGTTCGCATCTCCACGCTGGCCAGCTCGACCCTGGTCAGTCGCACGCTGGGGACCACGCGGATGATCCTGTGCGCGTCTCCCGCTTACCTCGCCGCCCACGGCGCGCCCGGGCGTGTCGCCGACCTGGCCCGTCACGCCGTACTCGGCTACAGCTACTGGCCGGATGACTGGCAGTTCGTGCACGAGGGGGCGGTAGAGCGCGTCACGGTGCGCCCGGTGATTCGAAGCAATAACGGCGATACCTGCCGTATTGCGGCATTGGCCGGTCAGGGCATCACGTTGCAGCCGGACTTCATCGTGGGACACGACGTGCGCGCGGGGCGCTTGCACGAGGTGTTGCCGGGGCACGCCGCGGGCGTCATCGGCATCCACGCCGTGTATCCGTCGCGCAAGCACCTGCCGGTGAAGGTGCGTCGACTGGTCGACTTTCTCGCCGAGTCCTTCAAGGACGTGGACTGGAGCGCTGGCTGA